One part of the Streptomyces sp. AM 2-1-1 genome encodes these proteins:
- a CDS encoding sugar ABC transporter permease yields MSAPTIPEAAAKTPRPSRHHGEGTERAGGAFAQHLRRNLTAHGFLIGAVICFGLFSWYPMVREFLLAFQKTEDGQTTWAGLDNLRTVFNDPAFWQAWRNTLLFTVLALVLGFAVPFVVAVVLNEFRHAQGYLRLLVYLPVMLPPVASVLLFKYLYDPGYGLLNQLLDFFGIPAQQWLQDPSTSMLSVVVASTWMNMGGATLIYLAALQGIPGELYEAAELDGAGLLRKIWHVTVPQTRLILSLLLLMQVIATMQVFVEPFLLTGGAGPEGSTTTVVYLIYQYAFNFNDYGAAAALGLVLLVLLAGVSAVYVRLSRAEDE; encoded by the coding sequence ATGTCGGCCCCCACCATCCCCGAGGCTGCGGCGAAGACGCCCCGCCCGTCACGGCACCACGGCGAGGGCACCGAGCGCGCCGGCGGCGCCTTCGCCCAGCACCTGCGCCGCAACCTCACCGCCCACGGCTTCCTGATCGGGGCCGTCATCTGCTTCGGCCTCTTCTCCTGGTACCCCATGGTGCGGGAGTTCCTGCTCGCCTTCCAGAAGACCGAGGACGGGCAGACCACCTGGGCCGGGCTGGACAATCTGCGTACCGTCTTCAACGACCCGGCGTTCTGGCAGGCATGGCGCAACACCCTGCTCTTCACCGTGCTCGCCCTGGTCCTCGGCTTCGCCGTACCGTTCGTGGTCGCGGTGGTGCTCAACGAGTTCCGGCACGCCCAGGGATACCTGCGGCTCCTGGTGTACCTGCCCGTCATGCTCCCGCCGGTCGCCTCGGTACTCCTCTTCAAGTACCTCTACGACCCCGGGTACGGCCTGCTCAACCAGCTCCTCGACTTCTTCGGGATTCCGGCCCAGCAGTGGCTCCAGGACCCCAGCACCTCGATGCTCTCCGTCGTGGTCGCCTCCACCTGGATGAACATGGGCGGCGCCACCCTCATCTACCTCGCCGCCCTCCAGGGCATCCCCGGCGAGCTGTACGAGGCCGCCGAACTGGACGGTGCGGGGCTGCTGCGCAAGATCTGGCACGTCACCGTTCCGCAGACCCGGCTCATCCTCTCGCTGCTGCTGCTCATGCAGGTCATCGCGACCATGCAGGTGTTCGTCGAGCCCTTCCTGCTCACCGGCGGCGCGGGCCCCGAGGGTTCGACGACCACGGTCGTGTACCTGATCTACCAATACGCCTTCAACTTCAACGACTACGGCGCCGCGGCGGCGCTCGGCCTGGTCCTCCTCGTACTGCTCGCCGGAGTGTCGGCCGTGTACGTGAGGCTCAGCCGCGCCGAGGACGAGTAG
- a CDS encoding carbohydrate ABC transporter permease, translating into MSTRTLISPAQLARPRGKAVYWVVFGLVVVLFTLVFLGPLYWMVSGGLKSTQEAVQSPPTFFPSTPTPANYSRAWEVMDLSRLLFNTLYYAFGALAFQLVLDVAAAYSLSRLRPLFGKAILGMMLATLMIPATVLVVPQYLTVLDVPLVERNLLNSPWAIWLPSVTNAFNIFLLKRFFDSIPKELLDAASMDGASPLRTLRSIVLPISRPILGVVSIFAVVGVWKDFLWPMLTLPDPAMQTLNVGIYSLSNGVPENVLIAALTIASLPTLLIFLVFQRNIMSGLTAGGLKG; encoded by the coding sequence ATGTCCACACGCACGCTCATCTCGCCGGCCCAACTGGCACGGCCCCGGGGCAAGGCCGTCTACTGGGTGGTCTTCGGCCTCGTGGTCGTCCTCTTCACGCTGGTCTTCCTCGGACCGCTGTACTGGATGGTCTCCGGCGGGCTCAAGTCCACGCAGGAGGCGGTCCAGTCACCCCCGACGTTCTTCCCGTCGACGCCGACCCCGGCCAACTATTCGCGCGCCTGGGAGGTGATGGACCTCTCGCGCCTCCTCTTCAACACCCTGTACTACGCGTTCGGGGCGCTGGCCTTCCAGCTCGTCCTGGACGTGGCGGCGGCCTACTCCCTCTCCCGGCTGCGACCCCTCTTCGGCAAGGCGATCCTCGGCATGATGCTGGCGACGCTGATGATCCCGGCGACGGTGCTGGTCGTCCCGCAGTACCTCACGGTGCTAGACGTCCCGCTGGTGGAGCGCAATCTGCTGAACTCGCCCTGGGCGATCTGGCTCCCCTCGGTGACCAACGCCTTCAACATCTTCCTGTTGAAGCGGTTCTTCGACTCCATCCCGAAGGAGCTGCTGGACGCCGCGTCGATGGACGGGGCCTCCCCGCTGCGCACCCTGCGCTCGATCGTCCTGCCCATCTCGCGGCCGATCCTCGGGGTGGTCTCCATCTTCGCGGTCGTCGGGGTCTGGAAGGACTTCCTCTGGCCGATGCTCACCCTGCCCGATCCGGCCATGCAGACCCTGAACGTCGGCATCTACTCGCTCTCCAACGGTGTGCCGGAGAACGTGCTGATCGCCGCGCTGACCATCGCCTCCCTGCCGACGCTGCTCATCTTCCTCGTCTTCCAGCGCAACATCATGAGCGGCCTCACCGCGGGCGGCCTCAAGGGCTGA
- a CDS encoding glycoside hydrolase family 13 protein, with amino-acid sequence MAAPLPERTDDWWRSAAIYQVYPRSFADGDGDGTGDLAGVRSRLPYLAELGVDALWFTPWYVSPLVDGGYDVADYRTIDPAFGTLAEAEKLIHEARESGIRVIVDIVPNHVSDQHAWFRAALEAGPGSPERELFHFRPGRGEDGELPPNDWPSQFSGRTWTRVPDGEWYLHLFTPEQPDLNWAHPAVRREHEEILRFWFERGVAGVRIDSAALLAKDPALADFVEGVDPHPYIDQDELHDIYRSWRAIADEYQGVFVGEVWLPDSERFARYLRPDELHTAFNFNFLACPWQPDRLRRTIDDTLAEHAPVGAPATWVLCNHDVTRTVTRYGREDTGFDFATKAFGTPTDLVLGERRARAAALLTLALPGSAYLYQGEELGLPEAEIPLDRIQDPMHFRSGGTDPGRDGCRVPLPWTADAPYGGFGSREEPWLPQPEGWGAYAVDRQSADPGSMLSLYREALRLRRTTAAFRCEPLTWLPSEEGVLAFRRGPDLICVVNLAAEPARLPAHTDVLLAGGPLDDRGRLPQDTAVWLLA; translated from the coding sequence GTGGCAGCCCCTCTTCCGGAACGCACCGACGACTGGTGGCGCAGTGCCGCCATCTACCAGGTGTACCCACGCAGCTTCGCCGACGGTGACGGGGACGGTACCGGGGACCTCGCGGGCGTCCGGTCGAGACTGCCGTACCTCGCCGAACTGGGCGTGGACGCACTCTGGTTCACGCCCTGGTACGTGTCCCCGCTCGTGGACGGCGGGTACGACGTCGCCGACTACCGCACCATCGACCCGGCCTTCGGCACGCTCGCCGAGGCGGAGAAGCTCATCCACGAGGCCCGCGAGTCCGGCATCCGGGTGATCGTCGACATCGTGCCCAACCACGTGTCGGACCAGCACGCCTGGTTCCGGGCCGCCCTGGAGGCCGGCCCGGGCAGTCCCGAGCGCGAGCTCTTCCACTTCCGGCCCGGCCGGGGCGAGGACGGCGAACTGCCGCCCAACGACTGGCCCTCGCAGTTCTCCGGGCGCACCTGGACGCGGGTACCGGACGGCGAGTGGTACCTCCACCTCTTCACCCCCGAGCAGCCCGACCTCAACTGGGCCCATCCGGCGGTCCGCCGGGAGCACGAGGAGATCCTGCGGTTCTGGTTCGAGCGCGGGGTGGCCGGCGTCCGGATCGACTCCGCCGCGCTCCTCGCCAAGGACCCGGCGCTGGCCGACTTCGTGGAGGGCGTGGATCCCCACCCGTACATCGACCAGGACGAGTTGCACGACATCTACCGGTCGTGGCGCGCCATCGCCGACGAGTACCAGGGTGTCTTCGTGGGCGAGGTCTGGCTCCCGGACTCGGAGCGCTTCGCCCGCTATCTGCGCCCGGACGAGCTGCACACCGCCTTCAACTTCAACTTCCTGGCCTGCCCCTGGCAACCGGACCGGCTGCGGCGGACCATCGACGACACGCTCGCCGAACACGCGCCCGTCGGCGCCCCCGCCACCTGGGTGCTGTGCAACCACGACGTGACCCGGACGGTCACGCGGTACGGCCGCGAGGACACCGGTTTCGACTTCGCCACCAAGGCCTTCGGCACGCCCACCGACCTGGTGCTGGGCGAGCGGCGGGCACGGGCCGCCGCCCTGCTGACGCTCGCGCTCCCGGGGTCCGCCTACCTCTACCAGGGTGAGGAGCTGGGCCTGCCCGAGGCGGAGATCCCCCTGGACCGCATCCAGGACCCGATGCACTTCCGCTCGGGCGGCACCGATCCGGGGCGGGACGGCTGCCGGGTGCCGCTGCCGTGGACCGCGGACGCCCCGTACGGCGGTTTCGGCTCGCGCGAGGAGCCGTGGCTGCCGCAGCCCGAGGGCTGGGGTGCCTACGCGGTGGACCGCCAGAGCGCCGACCCCGGTTCGATGCTGTCGCTCTACCGCGAGGCGCTGCGGCTGCGGCGCACCACCGCGGCCTTCCGGTGCGAGCCGCTGACCTGGCTCCCCTCCGAGGAGGGTGTCCTCGCCTTCCGGCGCGGCCCGGACCTGATCTGCGTCGTCAACCTGGCGGCGGAGCCGGCCCGGCTCCCCGCCCACACGGATGTCCTGCTCGCCGGCGGCCCCCTGGACGACCGGGGCCGTCTCCCCCAGGACACGGCGGTGTGGCTGCTCGCCTGA
- a CDS encoding extracellular solute-binding protein: MSRAAYRRRSRAGAVALVSALALTALAACGTSSSSDDGSGDQAKGSGSGSSDPAAPLDPKTKVTITIDCMPPTAKAAELKEWKEDVAEFNKTYPNVTVEGRSTAGQCLEPPRFTAMLKAKSQPDVFYTYFTDLPQVLDNDGAEDITAYVNDKSVPALADIDPNVLDSLKQDGKLYGLPTSNYTMGLLVNRKLFQQAGLDPDAPPRTWQEVRAAAKKIAGLGKGISGFGEYSAGNTGGWHFTAQMYSIGGEVVDASGTKAAFNNELGKQVAENIKAMRWQDDSMGKTQLLKWGDLQKQIATDKLGMFLAAPDDIAYMVQQLGASYENFGMGPIPGEKNTLAGGNNYMIKKGISADKIKAAVAWLNFKNLTVGKGQFDWERTKADKLPVGVPQPNFWLNGSKAEDDAARTRFATMPVANFKTFVDNPVAGKAEPPKAQEIYKVLDNVMSGLLTNKDADVDKLLSTAEKQVDQVLANQ; the protein is encoded by the coding sequence ATGAGTAGAGCCGCGTACCGCCGTAGAAGCCGCGCAGGCGCGGTCGCCCTTGTCTCCGCGCTGGCGCTCACCGCGCTCGCGGCCTGTGGCACGAGCAGCAGCAGCGACGACGGCAGCGGTGACCAGGCGAAGGGCAGTGGAAGTGGGTCGTCGGACCCCGCCGCCCCGCTGGACCCCAAGACCAAGGTGACGATCACCATCGACTGCATGCCGCCCACGGCGAAGGCGGCCGAACTGAAGGAGTGGAAGGAGGACGTCGCCGAGTTCAACAAGACCTACCCGAACGTCACCGTCGAGGGGCGCTCCACCGCCGGCCAGTGCCTGGAGCCTCCGCGCTTCACGGCGATGCTGAAGGCGAAGTCCCAGCCGGACGTGTTCTACACCTACTTCACCGACCTGCCGCAGGTGCTCGACAACGACGGCGCCGAGGACATCACCGCGTACGTCAACGACAAGAGCGTCCCCGCCCTGGCCGACATCGACCCGAACGTCCTCGACTCGCTGAAGCAGGACGGCAAGTTGTACGGGCTGCCCACCAGCAACTACACCATGGGCCTGCTCGTCAACCGCAAGCTCTTCCAGCAGGCCGGCCTGGACCCCGACGCGCCGCCGCGCACCTGGCAGGAGGTCCGCGCCGCCGCGAAGAAGATCGCGGGGCTGGGCAAGGGCATCTCGGGCTTCGGCGAGTACAGCGCCGGCAACACGGGCGGCTGGCACTTCACCGCGCAGATGTACAGCATCGGCGGCGAGGTCGTCGACGCGAGCGGCACCAAGGCGGCCTTCAACAACGAGCTCGGCAAGCAGGTCGCCGAGAACATCAAGGCCATGCGCTGGCAGGACGACAGCATGGGCAAGACGCAGTTGCTGAAGTGGGGCGACCTGCAGAAGCAGATCGCCACCGACAAGCTCGGCATGTTCCTCGCGGCGCCGGACGACATCGCCTACATGGTGCAGCAACTCGGAGCCTCCTACGAGAACTTCGGCATGGGCCCGATCCCCGGCGAGAAGAACACCCTGGCCGGCGGCAACAACTACATGATCAAGAAGGGGATTTCGGCCGACAAGATAAAGGCCGCCGTCGCCTGGCTCAACTTCAAGAACCTCACCGTCGGCAAGGGACAGTTCGACTGGGAGCGCACCAAGGCCGACAAGCTGCCCGTCGGCGTTCCCCAGCCGAACTTCTGGCTGAACGGGTCCAAGGCCGAGGACGACGCCGCGCGCACCCGGTTCGCCACCATGCCGGTCGCCAACTTCAAGACCTTCGTGGACAACCCGGTGGCGGGCAAGGCCGAGCCGCCGAAGGCCCAGGAGATCTACAAGGTCCTGGACAACGTGATGTCCGGCCTCCTCACCAACAAGGACGCCGACGTCGACAAGCTGCTCTCCACCGCGGAGAAGCAGGTCGACCAGGTCCTGGCCAACCAGTAA
- a CDS encoding LacI family DNA-binding transcriptional regulator gives MTRRLAQVAQKVGVSEATVSRVLNGKPGVSQATRQSVLTALDVLGYERPTQLRGERARLVGLVLPELQNPIFPAFAEVIGGALAQQGLTPVLCTQTKGGVSEADYVDLLLQQQVSGVVFAGGLFAQADAEHEHYRRLAERRIPVVLINAPIENLDFPCISCDDGVAVEQAWRHLTSLGHGTIGLVLGPADHIPSRRKLAAAQALARANGGELAPEFVERTMFSLEGGQAAAARLLDRGATGIICASDPLALGAVRAARRRGIAVPDGVSVVGYDDSAFMNCTEPPLTTVRQPIEAMGRAAVDLLTAQIRGGEVHPGELLFEPELVVRGSTAKAPR, from the coding sequence ATGACGCGAAGACTTGCTCAGGTGGCACAGAAGGTGGGGGTCAGCGAGGCCACGGTCAGCCGGGTCCTCAACGGCAAGCCCGGAGTCTCCCAGGCGACCCGGCAGTCGGTGCTCACCGCCCTGGACGTCCTGGGCTACGAGCGGCCGACCCAGCTCCGCGGCGAACGGGCGCGGCTGGTGGGGCTCGTCCTGCCCGAACTCCAGAACCCGATCTTCCCGGCCTTCGCGGAGGTCATCGGCGGGGCGCTGGCCCAGCAGGGCCTCACGCCCGTCCTCTGCACGCAGACCAAGGGGGGCGTCTCCGAGGCCGACTACGTGGACCTCCTGCTCCAGCAGCAGGTCTCCGGGGTGGTCTTCGCCGGCGGACTCTTCGCCCAGGCGGACGCGGAGCACGAGCACTACCGGCGCCTCGCGGAGCGCAGGATTCCGGTGGTGCTGATCAACGCCCCCATAGAGAACCTCGATTTTCCCTGCATCTCCTGCGACGACGGCGTGGCCGTGGAGCAGGCCTGGCGCCATCTGACGTCGCTGGGACACGGGACGATCGGCCTGGTACTGGGGCCGGCCGACCACATCCCCTCGCGGCGCAAGCTGGCGGCCGCCCAGGCGCTGGCACGGGCCAACGGGGGTGAGCTGGCGCCGGAGTTCGTCGAGCGGACCATGTTCTCTCTGGAGGGCGGACAGGCGGCCGCCGCGCGGCTGCTGGACCGGGGCGCCACGGGCATCATCTGCGCCAGCGACCCGCTCGCCCTCGGCGCGGTGCGGGCGGCGCGCCGGCGCGGGATCGCCGTGCCGGACGGGGTGTCGGTGGTCGGCTACGACGACTCCGCCTTCATGAACTGCACGGAGCCGCCCCTGACGACCGTGCGCCAGCCCATCGAGGCCATGGGGCGGGCCGCCGTCGACCTGCTGACCGCCCAGATCCGGGGCGGCGAGGTACACCCCGGCGAACTCCTCTTCGAGCCCGAGCTGGTGGTGCGCGGCTCGACCGCCAAGGCTCCGCGCTAG
- a CDS encoding discoidin domain-containing protein, with amino-acid sequence MRAKRWRARGLSAMVVTSLLTVGWPALTAAAASGPGAASGPQARASSAQTKNAAGGVTDGDQSTYWQSSGGELPQWVQTDLGSTVRTDGVVLKLPAGWASRTQTLAVQGSADGTSFTTLKTSATYTFSPGRANAVTVNYPATRARYVRIAVTDNSVADAAQLSELEVKLAGESSVNLASGRTLTESSHTDVYPASNANDGNRSTYWESANNAFPQWIQADLGSAVQVNRVVLRLPDSWGPRSQTLKIQGSANGTAFTDLTASRAYAFDAAGGQSAALSFDATTTRYVRALFTANSVQPGAQLSEFEVYGPDTGDTQAPSAPAGLVLTEPASGQIRLSWNASTDNTGVTGYDVYANNALLTSVAGGVTTFTDNRPANQTVSYYVRAKDAAGNQSGNSNTVTRQAGTGDTTAPTAPSGLALSEPASGQVKLVWNASADNTGVTGYDVYANNTLRGSVGGSVTTYTDTQPASATVTYVVRAKDAAGNQSTASNSVTRNGSGTAGSNLAVSKPISASSVVHTYVATNANDNDVTTYWEGAEGSYPGTLTVKLGSNADLSSLVLKLNPDSAWSARNQTVEVLGREQSATSFTTLVAARSYAFSPASGNSVTVPVSGRVADVQLKFTANSGSSAGQVAEFQVIGVPAPNPDLEVTGVTASPSAPVESDTITLGATVRNTGAVASPATKVDLLLGGSKAATASLGALAAGAQTTVSASVGTREAGSYPLGAVVDPAGQVIEQNETNNTYNRTDPLVVKPVASSDLVAAVNTSPSSPSAGDAVTFDVAIKNQGSVASAGGSHGVTLAVVDSANATVKTLTGAFTGTIAAGATAAPVRLGPWTAADGSFTVRVTLADDANELPVKRTNNVSTQPLFVGRGADMPYDMYEAEDATAGGGAQVVGPNRTVGDIAGEASGRKAVNLDATGEYVEFTTRAATNTLVTRFSLPDAPGGGGIDSTIDVYVNGVLKKAFPLTSRYAWLYGAEAGPGNSPSAGAPRHIYDEAHLLLGETVPAGARIRLQKDAANTSTYAIDFVSLEQATAVANPDPAAYAVPAGFSHQDVQNALDRVRMDTTGKLVGVYLPAGDYQTSSKFQVYGKAVKVVGAGPWFARFQAPAGQENTDVGFRADATAKGSSFAGFAYFGNYTSRIDGPGKVFDFAGVSDIVIDDVWVEHMVCLYWGANTDRMTIKNSRIRDMFADGINMTNGSTDNLVSNNEARATGDDSFALFSAIDAGGADMKNNVFENLTSLLTWRAAGVAVYGGYDNTFRNLRIADTLVYAGITISSLDFGYPMNGFGTGPTALENISLVRTGGHFWGSQTFPAIWVFSASKVFQGIRVSHVDIVDPTYSGVMFQTNYVGGQPQFPIKDTVFTDVSISGARKSGDAFDAKSGFGLWANELPESGQGPAVGEVTFNGLRFSNNAVDIRNTTSTFKINVNP; translated from the coding sequence ATGAGAGCGAAACGCTGGAGAGCGCGCGGTCTCTCCGCAATGGTCGTCACCAGCCTGCTGACCGTCGGATGGCCCGCGCTGACCGCCGCTGCGGCGTCCGGGCCCGGCGCGGCCTCGGGCCCGCAGGCCAGGGCGAGCAGTGCGCAGACGAAGAACGCCGCCGGTGGTGTCACCGACGGCGACCAGAGCACCTACTGGCAGAGTTCGGGAGGCGAACTCCCCCAGTGGGTGCAGACCGACCTGGGCTCCACCGTCCGGACGGACGGCGTGGTCCTCAAGCTCCCCGCCGGATGGGCGAGCCGCACGCAGACCCTCGCCGTCCAGGGCAGCGCCGACGGCACCTCCTTCACCACGCTGAAGACCTCCGCGACCTACACCTTCAGTCCCGGGCGGGCCAACGCGGTTACCGTGAACTACCCGGCCACCCGAGCGCGTTACGTGAGGATCGCCGTCACGGACAACTCCGTCGCCGACGCCGCCCAGCTCTCCGAGCTGGAGGTGAAGCTCGCCGGTGAGTCCTCGGTGAACCTGGCGAGCGGACGCACCCTGACGGAGAGCAGCCACACCGACGTCTATCCGGCGTCCAACGCCAACGACGGGAACCGGTCCACCTACTGGGAGAGCGCCAACAACGCCTTCCCGCAGTGGATCCAGGCGGACCTCGGCTCCGCGGTCCAGGTGAACCGGGTCGTCCTGCGGCTGCCGGACAGCTGGGGGCCGCGCAGCCAGACGCTGAAGATCCAGGGGAGCGCGAACGGCACGGCCTTCACCGACCTGACCGCCTCCCGGGCGTACGCCTTCGACGCGGCGGGCGGCCAGTCGGCGGCGCTCTCGTTCGACGCGACCACCACCCGTTACGTCCGCGCCCTGTTCACCGCGAACAGCGTGCAACCCGGCGCGCAGCTGTCCGAGTTCGAGGTCTACGGCCCCGACACGGGTGACACGCAGGCACCGTCCGCGCCGGCCGGCCTCGTCCTCACCGAGCCCGCGAGCGGTCAGATCAGGCTGTCCTGGAACGCCTCGACCGACAACACGGGGGTCACCGGCTACGACGTCTACGCCAACAACGCCCTGCTGACCAGCGTCGCGGGCGGGGTGACCACCTTCACCGACAACCGGCCCGCCAACCAGACCGTCTCGTACTACGTACGGGCCAAGGACGCGGCCGGGAACCAGTCGGGCAACAGCAACACCGTCACCCGGCAGGCAGGCACCGGGGACACCACGGCGCCGACGGCCCCCTCCGGGCTGGCGCTCAGCGAGCCGGCGAGCGGCCAGGTCAAGCTGGTCTGGAACGCCTCGGCCGACAACACCGGGGTCACCGGGTACGACGTCTACGCCAACAACACCCTGCGGGGCAGCGTGGGCGGCTCGGTGACCACCTACACCGACACGCAGCCCGCCTCCGCGACGGTCACCTACGTGGTCCGGGCGAAGGACGCGGCCGGCAACCAGTCCACCGCGAGCAACTCCGTGACGCGGAACGGGTCGGGAACCGCGGGATCCAACCTCGCGGTCTCCAAGCCGATCAGCGCGTCCTCGGTGGTGCACACCTACGTCGCGACGAACGCCAACGACAACGACGTGACGACGTACTGGGAAGGTGCGGAGGGAAGCTACCCCGGCACCCTGACGGTGAAGCTCGGTTCCAACGCCGACCTCAGCTCCCTGGTGCTGAAGCTCAATCCGGACAGCGCGTGGTCGGCACGGAACCAGACCGTCGAGGTGCTCGGCCGGGAGCAGAGCGCGACCTCCTTCACCACCCTGGTGGCCGCGAGGAGTTACGCGTTCTCCCCGGCGAGCGGGAACAGCGTCACCGTGCCCGTGTCCGGCCGTGTCGCGGACGTGCAGCTGAAGTTCACCGCCAACTCGGGCTCGTCGGCCGGGCAGGTGGCCGAGTTCCAGGTCATCGGGGTGCCGGCGCCGAACCCGGATCTCGAAGTCACCGGGGTGACGGCCTCGCCGTCCGCGCCGGTGGAGTCGGACACGATCACCCTCGGCGCGACCGTGCGCAACACCGGCGCGGTCGCGTCGCCCGCCACCAAGGTGGATCTGCTCCTCGGGGGGTCCAAGGCGGCCACCGCGTCCCTCGGCGCCCTGGCCGCCGGCGCGCAGACCACCGTCAGCGCCTCCGTCGGTACGCGTGAGGCGGGGAGTTACCCGCTGGGCGCGGTCGTGGACCCGGCGGGCCAGGTCATCGAGCAGAACGAGACCAACAACACCTACAACCGGACCGATCCCCTCGTGGTGAAGCCGGTCGCCAGCTCCGACCTGGTCGCCGCGGTGAACACCTCGCCCTCCAGCCCTTCGGCCGGTGACGCGGTGACCTTCGACGTGGCGATCAAGAATCAGGGATCGGTCGCCTCGGCGGGCGGGAGCCACGGGGTGACCCTCGCCGTGGTCGACTCCGCCAACGCGACCGTGAAGACCCTGACGGGCGCGTTCACCGGCACCATCGCGGCCGGAGCGACCGCGGCGCCGGTGAGGCTCGGCCCGTGGACGGCAGCCGACGGCTCGTTCACGGTGAGGGTGACGCTCGCCGACGACGCCAACGAACTGCCGGTGAAGCGGACGAACAACGTCTCCACCCAGCCGCTCTTCGTCGGGCGCGGTGCCGACATGCCGTACGACATGTACGAGGCGGAGGACGCCACGGCGGGCGGCGGCGCGCAGGTGGTCGGTCCCAACCGCACGGTGGGCGACATCGCCGGCGAGGCCTCCGGCCGCAAGGCCGTGAACCTGGACGCGACCGGTGAGTACGTCGAGTTCACCACCCGTGCGGCCACCAACACCCTGGTGACCCGGTTCTCCCTCCCGGACGCCCCGGGCGGCGGTGGCATCGACTCCACGATCGACGTCTACGTCAACGGTGTCCTGAAGAAGGCGTTCCCGCTGACCTCCCGGTACGCCTGGCTGTACGGCGCCGAGGCGGGCCCCGGCAACTCCCCCTCGGCGGGCGCGCCCCGGCACATCTACGACGAGGCGCACCTCCTGCTCGGCGAGACCGTTCCGGCCGGAGCCAGGATCCGGCTGCAGAAGGACGCCGCCAACACCTCCACCTACGCGATCGACTTCGTGAGCCTGGAGCAGGCGACGGCCGTCGCCAACCCCGACCCGGCGGCGTACGCGGTGCCCGCCGGATTCTCCCATCAGGACGTCCAGAACGCTCTGGACCGGGTGCGGATGGACACCACCGGGAAGCTGGTCGGCGTCTACCTGCCGGCGGGCGACTACCAGACCTCGTCCAAGTTCCAGGTGTACGGGAAGGCGGTGAAGGTCGTCGGCGCGGGTCCGTGGTTCGCGAGGTTCCAGGCGCCGGCCGGGCAGGAGAACACCGACGTCGGATTCCGTGCGGACGCGACCGCGAAGGGGTCGTCGTTCGCGGGGTTCGCCTACTTCGGCAACTACACCTCGCGGATCGACGGTCCGGGCAAGGTGTTCGACTTCGCGGGCGTCTCGGACATCGTGATCGACGACGTGTGGGTCGAGCACATGGTGTGCCTGTACTGGGGCGCCAACACGGACCGGATGACCATCAAGAACTCCCGCATCCGGGACATGTTCGCCGACGGCATCAACATGACCAACGGTTCCACCGACAACCTGGTCTCCAACAACGAGGCCCGGGCCACCGGTGACGACAGCTTCGCGCTCTTCTCCGCGATCGACGCCGGCGGGGCGGACATGAAGAACAACGTCTTCGAGAACCTGACGTCGCTCCTCACCTGGCGGGCCGCGGGCGTCGCGGTGTACGGCGGCTACGACAACACCTTCCGCAACCTCCGGATCGCGGACACCCTCGTCTACGCGGGCATCACCATCTCCTCGCTGGACTTCGGGTACCCGATGAACGGTTTCGGCACCGGGCCCACCGCTCTGGAGAACATCTCCCTGGTCCGGACCGGTGGCCACTTCTGGGGGTCGCAGACCTTCCCGGCCATCTGGGTGTTCTCCGCCTCGAAGGTGTTCCAGGGCATCAGGGTCAGCCACGTGGACATCGTGGACCCGACCTACAGCGGGGTGATGTTCCAGACGAACTACGTGGGTGGTCAGCCGCAGTTCCCGATCAAGGACACGGTCTTCACCGACGTGTCGATCTCGGGAGCCCGCAAGAGCGGGGACGCGTTCGACGCGAAGTCCGGCTTCGGGCTCTGGGCGAACGAGCTCCCGGAATCCGGGCAGGGGCCCGCGGTCGGTGAGGTCACCTTCAACGGCCTGCGGTTCTCGAACAACGCGGTGGACATCCGGAACACCACCTCCACCTTCAAGATCAACGTGAATCCGTAG